A region from the Benincasa hispida cultivar B227 chromosome 12, ASM972705v1, whole genome shotgun sequence genome encodes:
- the LOC120067261 gene encoding zinc finger CCCH domain-containing protein 53-like, with product MMDEYEATRIVFSRLQNLDPENASKIMGLLLLQDQGEKEMIRLAFGPESLLHSMILKARNEFNFKPKLNLPSLELPLPNHSFPNPDDEFLTTPTNNNPKTFYNGGGDFVDEFQFQEHHHHHHQQQLSFLNDCSVNENPDFFYPAPPASPSGGNWSEEAGLGLGWRPCLYYARGFCKNGSGCRFFHSGGGDLGLKSMVPADGGAGAAVGSVGRTEMVEQCNDVVLLRSNSGLQQRLGVGSGNGFFPYSPTAASELLLHQQQNEMRRAVAGLSMVEESSIVGRFRLERTDFSGGGMGNPAARQIYLTFPAESCFKEEDVSKYFSIYGPVQDVRIPYQQKRMFGFVTFVYADTVKLILAKGNPHFVCDSRVLVKPYKEKGKVPDKFRKQQQIERGDFSSPCGTPTGLDSRDLHDLHHGARMYYNSQDMLWRRKLEEQADLQQALELQALRVMSLQLADLKKPHHHHIPLSTCSPIPSPIPSPNTFNQTLFHSIPTDSQLLQEDGSNRLPEIRIEPQVVNNFDSTADSDSSNGKETDLQETSLEHNLPDSPFASASYTPSVIEADESDASTDNHSAASSFIAAPFKSFNCQYSSGHGAIGLYASTGGPTCRVGI from the exons ATGATGGATGAATATGAAGCAACAAGAATTGTATTCTCAAGACTTCAAAATCTAGACCCTGAAAATGCTTCTAAAATCATGGGACTTCTCCTTCTTCAAGaccaaggagaaaaagaaatgattaGATTAGCTTTTGGCCCTGAAAGTTTACTCCATTCCATGATTCTCAAAGCTAGAAATGAATTCAACTTCAAACCTAAACTTAATCTCCCATCTCTTGAACTTCCACTTCCAAATCATTCCTTTCCAAACCCAGATGATGAATTTCTCACCACACCCACTAATAATAATCCCAAAACTTTTTACAATGGAGGAGGTGATTTTGTAGATGAGTTTCAGTTTCAAGAACATcaccatcatcatcatcaacaacAACTCTCTTTCCTCAATGATTGCTCTGTAAATGAAAACCCAGATTTCTTTTACCCTGCTCCTCCGGCGAGCCCGAGCGGCGGAAATTGGTCGGAGGAGGCGGGGTTGGGGCTTGGATGGCGGCCGTGTCTCTACTATGCTAGAGGGTTTTGTAAGAATGGAAGTGGGTGTAGGTTTTTTCACTCCGGTGGCGGTGATTTGGGTTTGAAATCGATGGTGCCTGCCGACGGCGGCGCCGGTGCTGCCGTCGGCAGTGTTGGAAGGACGGAGATGGTTGAACAGTGTAATGATGTTGTTCTTCTCCGGTCGAATTCCGGTCTGCAGCAGAGACTGGGAGTGGGATCTGGTAATGGTTTTTTTCCTTATTCGCCGACGGCGGCTTCTGAATTGCTTCTTCATCAGCAGCAGAACGAAATGCGAAG AGCGGTGGCCGGTTTATCCATGGTGGAGGAATCGAGCATCGTGGGGAGATTCCGGCTAGAAAGAACTGATTTTTCCGGTGGAGGAATGGGAAATCCGGCAGCCAGACAAATTTACTTGACATTCCCAGCAGAAAGCTGTTTCAAAGAGGAAGATGTGTCCAAATATTTCAG CATTTATGGACCAGTTCAAGACGTGAGAATCCCATATCAGCAGAAGAGGATGTTTGGATTCGTAACTTTCGTGTATGCCGACACGGTTAAGCTTATTCTGGCTAAGGGGAACCCCCATTTTGTATGTGATTCTCGTGTTCTAGTTAAGCCTTACAAGGAGAAGGGCAAAGTCCCCGACAAGTTCAG GAAACAACAACAAATTGAAAGGGGGGATTTCTCTTCACCTTGTGGTACTCCTACTGGTCTTGATTCTAGAGATCTTCATGATCTCCATCATG GTGCAAGAATGTATTACAACAGTCAAGACATGCTGTGGAGGAGGAAACTGGAGGAGCAAGCTGATTTGCAGCAAGCTCTTGAACTTCAAGCTTTAAGAGTAATGAGTTTGCAACTTGCTGATCTCAAAAAGCCTCACCATCATCACATTCCTCTTTCAACTTGTAGCCCTATTCCCTCCCCCATTCCCTCTCCTAATACCTTCAATCAAACCCTTTTCCATTCAATTCCTACCGACTCACAACTTCTCCAAG AGGATGGGTCGAACCGCTTGCCCGAGATTCGCATCGAGCCTCAGGTggtgaacaattttgattcgaCAGCTGATAGTGATAGTAGCAATGGCAAGGAAACTGACTTGCAAGAAACTAG TTTGGAGCATAATCTTCCTGACAGCCCCTTTGCCTCTGCTTCGTACACGCCAAGTGTTATTGAGGCCGATGAATCGGATGCCTCAACTGACAATCATTCTGCAGCTTCATCCTTCATTGCAGCACCCTTCAAGTCTTTCAACTGCCA GTACTCTTCAGGCCATGGAGCCATTGGATTGTATGCAAGCACGGGTGGACCGACGTGCCGAGTTGGGATTTAG